The following proteins come from a genomic window of Acinonyx jubatus isolate Ajub_Pintada_27869175 chromosome C1, VMU_Ajub_asm_v1.0, whole genome shotgun sequence:
- the TENT5C gene encoding terminal nucleotidyltransferase 5C, with protein sequence MAEENSNTRDCLSSSVLSWDQVSRLHEVLTEVVPIHGRGNFPTLEITLKDIVQTVRSRLEEAGIKVQDVRLNGSAAGHVLVKDNGLGCKDLDLIFHVALPTEAEFQLVRDVVLCSLLNFLPEGVNKLKISPVTLKEAYVQKLVKVCTDTDRWSLISLSNKNGRNVELKFVDSIRRQFEFSVDSFQIILDSLLFFYDCSTSPISEHLHPTVIGESVYGDFEEAFDHLQNRLIATKNPEEIRGGGLLKYSNLLVRDFRPTDQEEIKTLERYMCSRFFIDFPDILEQQRKLETYLQNHFAEEERSKYDYLMILRRVVNESTVCLMGHERRQTLNLISLLALRVLAEQNIIPNATNVTCYYQPAPYVSDGNFNNYYVAHPPVTYSQPYPTWLPCN encoded by the coding sequence ATGGCAGAGGAGAACAGCAATACCAGGGACTGCCTGTCCTCCAGCGTGCTCAGCTGGGATCAGGTCAGCCGTCTGCATGAGGTCCTGACCGAGGTCGTACCCATCCACGGACGAGGCAACTTTCCGACCTTGGAGATAACTCTGAAGGACATCGTCCAGACCGTGCGCAGCCGGCTGGAGGAGGCGGGCATCAAAGTGCAGGACGTCCGGCTGAACGGCTCTGCGGCTGGCCACGTCTTGGTCAAAGACAACGGCCTGGGTTGCAAAGACCTGGACCTCATCTTTCATGTGGCTCTTCCCACAGAGGCGGAGTTTCAGCTGGTCAGAGATGTGGTGCTGTGCTCCCTCCTGAACTTCCTGCCGGAGGGTGTGAACAAGCTCAAGATCAGCCCGGTCACCCTGAAGGAGGCCTACGTCCAGAAACTGGTGAAGGTCTGCACGGACACGGACCGCTGGAGCCTGATTTCCCTCTCCAACAAGAACGGGAGGAACGTGGAGCTGAAATTTGTCGACTCCATCCGGCGCCAGTTCGAGTTTAGCGTGGACTCTTTTCAGATCATCTTGGATTCGTTGCTCTTTTTCTACGACTGCTCCACTAGCCCCATCTCTGAGCACCTCCACCCCACGGTGATCGGGGAGAGCGTGTACGGGGACTTTGAGGAAGCCTTCGACCACCTGCAGAACAGACTGATCGCCACCAAGAACCCCGAAGAGATCCGGGGCGGGGGGCTGCTCAAGTACAGCAACCTCCTGGTGCGGGACTTCAGGCCCACGGACCAGGAGGAGATCAAAACTCTAGAGCGTTACATGTGCTCCAGGTTTTTCATCGACTTCCCGGACATCCTCGAACAGCAAAGGAAGCTGGAGACCTACCTTCAAAACCACTTTGCCGAGGAAGAGAGGAGCAAGTACGACTACCTCATGATCCTTCGCAGGGTGGTGAACGAGAGCACCGTGTGCCTCATGGGGCACGAGCGGAGGCAGACCCTGAACCTCATCTCCCTCCTGGCCTTGCGCGTGCTTGCAGAACAAAACATCATCCCCAACGCCACCAACGTCACCTGCTACTACCAGCCAGCTCCGTACGTCAGCGACGGCAACTTCAACAACTACTACGTTGCCCACCCCCCAGTTACCTACAGCCAGCCGTACCCTACCTGGCTACCCTGTAACTAA